One Ethanoligenens harbinense YUAN-3 genomic window carries:
- the addA gene encoding helicase-exonuclease AddAB subunit AddA: MADRQWTAEQKQAIEARGGTLLVSAAAGSGKTAVLVERVVGRMTDPNHPCDADRLLVVTFTNAAAAEMRARLAARLHTLAVEHPEDANLRRQQILLQHAHISTIHAFCLELLRAHFEKLDIPPDFRIADENEARVLLGDTLDELLEESYAGGAAGGAFLHLSEMLGAGRDDTSLTDTILRLFDFLRSLPDPDAWLDEKLALYRTDIPLGDTLWGQAALRFASAALGNAAGALRAALETMRGVDTLEKAYGGAFASLLAQVERACSLANAKDWDGVTVAVQGMVYDRLGAARKMDDPALRDRLKGVRDTVKEQMDKLCAGVLCCTEAEYRVDVERLRPLAESLFGVVKELDSRFYAKKAEKGILDFGDLERLALRLLRGKDGSPTPAAYAVAAQFEEVLVDEYQDVNPAQDAIFRAVSREEQNLFMVGDVKQSIYRFRKATPELFIEKKETFSPYDGHTYPARIVLGRNFRSRAGVAEAVNFVFGQLMSRELGGIDYGEEERMTPAAVYFDRPGNEADFALHLVETAAYDENDDNAMLEARYVARTVARMLREGYTVQGAGGPRSVVCKDFCILLRGANRLAQTYVDALKEEGLPAYADIAGGYLGSYEVAVMLALLRVLDNPLQDIPLLSVMLSPVFGFSPDDLAGLRLEHPKGHLYLAVLARAKAEGGHFAAFVEMLDDLRRLAAVLPSDRLILRVYESTAFLDICTAMPGGAGRRANLRLLLDYARSYEAAGFRGLAGFVRFVDRVAEDADLPPASTVSEDADVVRVMSIHKSKGLEFPVCIVAGLGRRFNREDSRRGTLFHPEYGFGSYLRDPALSCHVTTLPREVVRIETERGSMAEEMRVLYVAMTRAKEKLICVAAVPTAEKAVASAAALLRPDGAGIVPFAAMQAPNFMAWLLACVLRHPSCGCLRALAGLEELSILSTAHSMEPVIAQAEGACKTAPDVEQETPQPVDEELLAEIRRRIAFVYPHEPLTRLPSKLAVSEIAEERLHRDFGVRRPSFVQAGLSAAQKGTALHTFMQLADLANLHSTEDVAAEARRLVKSAHLLPEEGKAVDAAQVLAFLETPLFARLRRAERIWKELRFNLTVSPDELSGMGMDVPAPTNTALDVRAQIVLQGMADVVWVEDGRYFILDYKTDHAGADELRARYAGQLALYARAVGQIFRTPVAACYLYGFAQGALVEL; the protein is encoded by the coding sequence ATGGCGGACCGGCAATGGACGGCGGAGCAGAAACAGGCGATTGAGGCCAGAGGCGGCACGCTGCTGGTCTCGGCGGCTGCGGGCAGCGGCAAGACGGCGGTGCTGGTGGAGCGAGTGGTCGGACGCATGACCGACCCGAACCATCCCTGCGATGCCGACCGTCTGCTGGTGGTTACATTTACCAACGCGGCGGCGGCGGAGATGCGGGCGCGGCTGGCCGCAAGGCTGCACACGCTGGCCGTGGAGCACCCGGAGGACGCCAACCTGCGCCGCCAGCAGATTTTGCTCCAGCACGCGCACATCAGCACCATCCACGCGTTCTGTCTCGAACTGCTGCGTGCACATTTTGAAAAACTGGACATTCCGCCTGATTTCCGTATCGCGGACGAAAACGAGGCGCGCGTGCTGCTGGGCGACACGCTGGACGAACTGTTGGAAGAGTCGTATGCGGGCGGCGCGGCGGGCGGCGCGTTTTTGCACCTGAGTGAAATGCTCGGTGCGGGGCGGGACGATACGAGCCTGACGGATACCATCCTGCGCCTGTTCGATTTTCTCCGCTCTTTGCCCGACCCGGATGCCTGGCTGGACGAAAAACTCGCTCTCTACCGCACCGATATCCCGCTGGGGGATACGCTTTGGGGGCAGGCGGCGCTGCGCTTTGCTTCCGCCGCGCTGGGAAATGCCGCCGGGGCTCTGCGCGCCGCGCTGGAAACCATGCGGGGCGTCGACACGCTGGAGAAAGCGTACGGCGGCGCGTTTGCCTCGCTGCTTGCTCAGGTGGAGCGGGCATGCTCCCTTGCAAACGCAAAAGACTGGGACGGCGTGACTGTGGCCGTGCAGGGGATGGTCTACGACCGGCTGGGCGCGGCGCGCAAGATGGACGACCCGGCGCTGCGAGACCGCTTGAAAGGCGTGCGCGATACGGTGAAAGAGCAGATGGACAAGCTCTGCGCGGGCGTGCTCTGCTGCACCGAGGCCGAATACCGCGTGGACGTGGAGCGGCTGCGCCCGCTGGCGGAGAGCCTATTCGGGGTCGTCAAGGAACTGGATAGCCGGTTCTATGCCAAAAAGGCGGAAAAAGGCATTCTCGATTTCGGCGATCTGGAACGGCTGGCATTGCGCCTGCTGCGCGGGAAAGACGGCTCGCCCACGCCCGCCGCGTACGCGGTGGCTGCGCAGTTCGAGGAAGTGCTGGTGGACGAGTATCAGGATGTCAACCCCGCGCAGGATGCCATCTTCCGCGCGGTGTCCCGCGAAGAACAGAACCTGTTCATGGTGGGCGATGTCAAGCAGAGCATCTATCGCTTCCGCAAGGCCACGCCCGAGCTGTTTATTGAAAAAAAAGAGACCTTTTCCCCGTATGACGGGCATACATACCCCGCGCGCATTGTGCTCGGGCGCAATTTCCGCAGTCGTGCGGGTGTGGCGGAAGCGGTGAATTTCGTGTTCGGGCAGTTGATGTCCCGGGAACTGGGCGGCATCGACTATGGTGAGGAGGAACGGATGACCCCCGCCGCCGTCTACTTCGACCGGCCGGGGAACGAGGCGGATTTCGCGCTGCACCTGGTTGAAACGGCCGCATATGACGAGAACGACGACAACGCCATGCTGGAAGCGCGCTATGTGGCGCGGACGGTCGCGCGGATGCTGCGGGAGGGCTATACCGTGCAGGGCGCGGGCGGCCCTCGTTCGGTTGTCTGCAAGGATTTCTGTATCCTGCTGCGCGGCGCGAACCGGCTGGCGCAGACTTACGTGGACGCGCTCAAAGAAGAAGGCTTGCCCGCTTACGCGGACATCGCGGGCGGCTATCTCGGCTCGTATGAGGTGGCGGTGATGCTCGCACTGCTGCGTGTGCTGGACAACCCTTTGCAGGACATCCCGCTGCTGTCGGTGATGCTCTCGCCGGTGTTCGGCTTTTCGCCGGACGATCTGGCCGGTTTGCGTCTGGAACATCCGAAAGGGCATCTGTATCTCGCGGTGCTTGCGCGGGCGAAGGCGGAGGGGGGGCATTTTGCGGCTTTTGTCGAGATGCTGGATGATTTGCGCCGTTTGGCGGCGGTGCTGCCGTCCGACCGACTGATTCTGCGCGTCTATGAGAGCACGGCGTTTCTCGATATCTGCACCGCCATGCCGGGTGGGGCGGGCAGACGGGCCAACCTGCGCCTGCTGCTCGATTATGCGCGCAGTTATGAGGCGGCTGGGTTCCGCGGGCTGGCGGGATTTGTGCGTTTCGTGGACCGGGTGGCGGAAGACGCCGACCTGCCGCCCGCTTCCACCGTGTCCGAGGACGCGGACGTGGTGCGGGTGATGAGCATCCACAAATCCAAAGGACTGGAGTTTCCGGTCTGCATCGTGGCGGGTTTAGGGCGGCGCTTTAACCGGGAAGACAGTCGGCGCGGCACGCTGTTCCACCCCGAATATGGGTTTGGCAGTTATCTGCGCGACCCCGCGCTTTCCTGCCATGTCACCACGCTGCCGCGTGAGGTGGTGCGCATTGAGACCGAACGCGGCTCGATGGCGGAGGAGATGCGCGTGCTCTATGTCGCTATGACGCGGGCAAAGGAAAAGCTGATCTGCGTGGCCGCGGTGCCCACGGCGGAAAAGGCCGTCGCATCCGCCGCCGCGCTGCTTCGCCCGGACGGCGCGGGCATCGTGCCGTTTGCCGCCATGCAGGCGCCGAATTTCATGGCGTGGCTGCTGGCCTGCGTGCTGCGCCATCCTTCCTGCGGCTGTTTGCGGGCGCTTGCCGGGCTGGAGGAACTGTCAATTCTCTCCACGGCACACAGCATGGAGCCGGTCATCGCTCAGGCGGAGGGGGCTTGCAAAACAGCACCGGACGTGGAGCAGGAGACGCCGCAGCCCGTGGATGAAGAACTGCTGGCGGAGATCCGGCGGCGCATCGCGTTTGTTTACCCGCATGAGCCGCTGACCCGCCTGCCGTCCAAGCTGGCGGTGTCCGAGATCGCGGAAGAACGTCTGCACCGTGATTTTGGCGTGCGCCGTCCGTCGTTTGTGCAGGCGGGGCTGTCGGCCGCGCAGAAAGGCACCGCCCTGCACACGTTCATGCAGTTGGCCGATCTGGCAAACCTCCACTCGACAGAGGATGTTGCGGCAGAGGCGCGGCGGCTGGTGAAGAGTGCGCACCTGCTGCCGGAGGAGGGCAAAGCGGTGGATGCCGCGCAGGTTCTGGCGTTTCTGGAGACGCCGCTGTTCGCACGGCTGCGGCGGGCGGAACGCATATGGAAAGAGCTGCGCTTCAACCTGACGGTTTCCCCGGATGAGCTTTCCGGAATGGGAATGGACGTGCCCGCTCCCACGAACACGGCGCTGGATGTACGCGCGCAGATCGTGCTACAGGGTATGGCGGACGTGGTCTGGGTCGAGGACGGACGGTATTTTATCCTTGATTACAAGACCGACCATGCGGGCGCGGACGAGCTGCGCGCGCGTTATGCCGGGCAACTTGCACTCTATGCGCGCGCGGTGGGGCAGATCTTCCGCACACCGGTGGCCGCTTGCTATCTTTACGGCTTTGCGCAGGGCGCGCTGGTCGAACTGTGA
- a CDS encoding PD-(D/E)XK nuclease family protein, with the protein MLRLVLGRAGSGKTWFALEKAAQAVAEGQDAVLVVPEQFTFEMERALLQTVGPAACLHVEVLSFSRMAQRVFGLCGGAAGRAIDGCGRVLVMSMAAKQVADLLQVYHRQADSPAFAKAMVEAVAELKYCGVAPDMLAAAGGQMDDDALAGKLADLSLLLQTYDALCSRLFSDDLDGIARLAEKLEDCLFFEGKTVVIDAFKGFTAPQKRVLGHILRQSDDVYVTLCADRLEDAEQGLGLFSPVQKTAGELLHLARKLEVAVAKPVLLGPPRRFAAPEIAALEERVFRPEAAPFNGEASALRIVSAGNLYEEVQFVAREIARLVQTGEARYDEMVVISRGLPLYNGILDPVCNKYGIPLFLDARRDVSAHPLMAFVSGALELLAGNFRQEAVLRYLKTGLAGLSTVEIAQLENYLYTWNLQGRTAWQTEWTDHPDGFGSTAQPDDARLRTLNALRLRVMEPVETLAAALEQADGAGQAQALYAFLTGMQVERQMAEACARFAQNGEQELEDEYRQVWDKLIGMLEQMAAVLGERAVTVPELLRMLRLAIGATELAHIPPTLDQVTAGDAERIRAGDAAYVFVIGLADGVFPKTGSGGILTDSEREQLIRLGLELSPPAEERLVEERFIAYQAFACASRALYLCCPRSDTKGKVIQSSPYLAQVQALFPHAMRCDASCGPLDAIWSGQSAFEQLASRFRERDGFSAALRACFESRPEDAIRLRALERAAEKRPARLTDHAAARALFGERMHISPSRLEAYGQCRFLYFCRYGMKALPRRRAELAAPEVGTLVHFVLEHLLQAHPGGQLAELSRAQLEEETGLLLTDFADGYLGGLENKPERFKHLFLRLRETVLRLIDRLAAEFSQSRFVPVDFELPIGIDGEVPPTVLPLQDGGAIAVEGKVDRVDILKNGDRAYLRVVDYKTGSKSFQFADVLYGLNLQMFIYLFTLCDQAAERYGVRELLPAGVLYFPARQPDVETPHGAAPEEVVKAADGKLKMSGMVADDPNIIRSMEREAKGLFIPAQLKGGGEPDARSTVASLAQFGALKRHVDRLLRQMAATLRAGDIAAVPVAGLGYQPCSYCDYAGVCGFEKGDPQHWLNRMGKAEIWQAIGEGENDGGPAMDGGAETGD; encoded by the coding sequence ATGCTACGCTTGGTTCTGGGGCGCGCGGGCAGCGGCAAGACATGGTTCGCACTGGAAAAGGCGGCGCAGGCCGTGGCGGAAGGACAGGATGCAGTGCTGGTGGTGCCGGAGCAGTTCACGTTCGAGATGGAACGCGCGCTGCTCCAGACGGTCGGCCCTGCCGCCTGCCTGCATGTGGAAGTGCTTAGTTTTTCCCGCATGGCACAGCGCGTGTTCGGGTTGTGCGGCGGCGCCGCGGGGCGTGCGATTGACGGCTGCGGGCGCGTGCTGGTGATGAGCATGGCCGCCAAACAGGTCGCCGACCTGCTGCAGGTCTATCACCGGCAGGCAGACAGCCCCGCGTTTGCAAAAGCGATGGTGGAAGCGGTGGCCGAACTCAAGTACTGCGGTGTGGCCCCTGATATGCTTGCCGCGGCCGGCGGTCAGATGGATGACGACGCGCTGGCGGGCAAGTTGGCGGATCTTTCGCTGCTCCTGCAAACCTATGACGCGCTGTGTTCCCGCCTGTTTTCGGACGATCTGGACGGTATCGCCCGCTTGGCCGAAAAACTGGAGGATTGCCTGTTTTTTGAGGGTAAAACGGTCGTCATCGACGCGTTCAAAGGGTTCACCGCTCCCCAGAAACGGGTGCTCGGGCATATTCTCCGGCAAAGCGACGACGTATATGTCACCCTCTGCGCCGACCGGCTGGAGGACGCGGAGCAGGGCCTGGGGCTGTTTTCGCCCGTGCAGAAAACAGCGGGAGAACTGCTTCATTTGGCACGGAAGCTGGAGGTGGCGGTCGCCAAGCCGGTGCTGCTTGGCCCCCCGCGCCGCTTTGCCGCGCCGGAGATTGCCGCGCTGGAAGAGCGCGTTTTCCGGCCGGAGGCAGCACCGTTTAACGGAGAAGCATCCGCTTTGCGGATTGTTTCGGCGGGAAACCTGTATGAGGAAGTGCAGTTTGTGGCGAGGGAGATCGCCCGGCTGGTGCAGACTGGGGAGGCGCGCTACGATGAGATGGTGGTCATCTCGCGCGGGCTGCCGCTTTACAACGGCATTCTGGACCCCGTGTGTAACAAATACGGCATTCCCCTGTTTCTTGATGCTAGGCGCGATGTATCCGCCCATCCGCTGATGGCGTTCGTTTCCGGCGCGCTGGAGCTTCTCGCGGGCAATTTCCGGCAGGAAGCGGTACTTCGCTATCTCAAGACCGGGTTGGCAGGCCTTTCCACGGTCGAAATCGCGCAGTTGGAAAATTATCTCTATACATGGAACCTGCAGGGGCGTACGGCCTGGCAGACCGAATGGACAGACCATCCGGATGGATTCGGCAGCACCGCGCAACCGGACGACGCACGTCTGAGAACGCTGAACGCACTGCGTCTGCGGGTGATGGAGCCGGTGGAAACGCTGGCGGCAGCACTGGAACAGGCGGACGGCGCCGGGCAGGCGCAGGCGCTGTATGCGTTTTTGACCGGGATGCAGGTTGAGCGGCAGATGGCGGAAGCCTGCGCGCGCTTTGCCCAAAACGGCGAGCAGGAACTGGAAGATGAATACCGGCAGGTGTGGGACAAGCTGATTGGCATGCTGGAACAGATGGCCGCCGTGCTTGGCGAACGGGCTGTCACGGTGCCGGAGCTTTTGCGCATGTTGCGGCTGGCCATCGGGGCTACCGAACTGGCGCATATCCCACCCACGCTCGACCAGGTCACGGCGGGCGACGCGGAGCGTATCCGCGCCGGGGACGCCGCCTATGTGTTCGTCATCGGCCTGGCGGACGGTGTGTTTCCCAAAACGGGTAGCGGCGGCATCCTCACCGACAGCGAACGCGAACAACTCATCCGGCTGGGATTGGAACTTTCCCCGCCTGCCGAGGAACGGCTGGTGGAGGAACGCTTCATTGCCTACCAGGCGTTTGCCTGCGCCTCCCGCGCGCTCTATCTCTGCTGTCCGCGCAGCGACACCAAAGGGAAAGTCATCCAATCCTCGCCGTATCTGGCGCAGGTGCAGGCGTTGTTTCCACATGCGATGCGGTGCGACGCGTCCTGCGGCCCGCTGGACGCTATATGGAGCGGGCAGTCGGCCTTTGAGCAGCTGGCATCCCGTTTTCGGGAGCGGGACGGCTTTTCCGCCGCACTGCGCGCCTGCTTTGAGAGCCGCCCGGAGGACGCGATCCGCCTGCGCGCGCTGGAGCGTGCTGCGGAAAAACGTCCTGCCCGCCTGACCGACCATGCCGCCGCCCGGGCGCTTTTCGGGGAGCGGATGCACATCAGCCCCAGCCGGCTGGAGGCCTATGGGCAATGCCGGTTTTTGTATTTCTGCCGGTATGGGATGAAGGCCCTGCCGCGTCGGCGGGCGGAACTGGCCGCTCCGGAAGTGGGCACGCTCGTGCATTTTGTTTTGGAGCATCTGCTGCAGGCGCACCCGGGCGGGCAACTGGCGGAGCTCTCACGCGCGCAGTTGGAGGAGGAAACCGGCCTCCTGCTCACGGATTTTGCGGACGGCTATCTCGGTGGGTTGGAAAATAAACCTGAGCGCTTCAAGCACCTGTTCTTGCGCCTGCGGGAAACAGTGCTCCGGCTGATTGACCGTTTGGCCGCCGAATTTTCGCAGAGCCGTTTTGTGCCGGTGGATTTCGAATTGCCCATCGGCATAGACGGGGAAGTGCCGCCCACGGTTCTGCCGCTTCAGGACGGCGGCGCCATCGCGGTGGAGGGCAAGGTGGACCGTGTGGATATCTTGAAAAACGGCGACAGGGCCTATCTGCGTGTGGTGGATTACAAGACAGGCTCGAAAAGCTTTCAGTTCGCGGACGTGCTGTACGGCCTGAACCTGCAGATGTTCATCTATCTGTTCACGCTGTGCGATCAGGCGGCGGAGCGCTACGGCGTGCGGGAACTGCTGCCCGCCGGGGTGCTGTATTTCCCCGCCAGGCAGCCGGACGTGGAAACCCCGCATGGGGCCGCGCCCGAGGAAGTTGTCAAAGCGGCCGACGGCAAACTGAAAATGAGCGGCATGGTGGCGGATGACCCGAATATCATCCGCAGTATGGAGCGCGAGGCAAAGGGCCTGTTCATTCCCGCGCAGCTCAAAGGCGGCGGCGAGCCGGATGCGCGCTCCACAGTTGCGTCGCTGGCGCAGTTCGGGGCGCTCAAGCGGCATGTGGACAGGCTGCTGCGTCAAATGGCCGCCACTCTGCGCGCGGGGGACATTGCCGCCGTGCCGGTGGCGGGGCTGGGGTATCAGCCGTGTAGCTACTGCGATTACGCGGGTGTCTGCGGCTTTGAAAAAGGTGACCCGCAGCACTGGCTGAACCGGATGGGCAAAGCGGAAATCTGGCAGGCAATCGGGGAGGGGGAGAACGATGGCGGACCGGCAATGGACGGCGGAGCAGAAACAGGCGATTGA
- the cmk gene encoding (d)CMP kinase: protein MYNIAIDGPAGAGKSTLSRMLADRLGFVYADTGALYRAVGLFAVQSGVSPQDAAAVEQLLPSIRLELALSPEGQCVLLCGKDVSAAIRAPEISKAASQVSAIPAVRAFLLGLQQKMAQKRDIVMDGRDIGTVVLPHAQLKIFLTATPEDRARRRHAELREKGTKIAYEQVLDEVKERDAQDSGRAIAPLRPAEDALIVDTTGYELEDSLERLYQIAKERLT, encoded by the coding sequence ATGTACAATATTGCGATCGACGGGCCCGCAGGTGCGGGCAAGAGCACCCTTTCGCGCATGCTGGCCGACAGGCTGGGCTTTGTTTATGCGGATACCGGCGCGCTTTACCGCGCGGTGGGGCTGTTCGCCGTGCAGAGCGGCGTTTCCCCGCAGGATGCGGCGGCGGTGGAGCAGTTGCTGCCGTCCATCCGGCTGGAACTGGCGCTCTCGCCGGAAGGGCAGTGCGTGCTGCTCTGCGGGAAAGATGTGTCTGCCGCCATCCGCGCGCCGGAGATATCGAAAGCCGCGTCGCAGGTGTCCGCCATTCCGGCAGTGCGGGCGTTTTTGCTTGGTTTGCAGCAGAAAATGGCGCAAAAGCGCGACATCGTTATGGATGGGCGAGATATCGGCACCGTGGTGCTGCCCCACGCACAGCTGAAGATTTTCCTGACCGCCACGCCGGAGGACCGTGCGCGCCGCCGCCATGCGGAGCTGCGCGAAAAGGGCACGAAAATTGCCTATGAACAGGTGCTGGATGAGGTGAAGGAGCGTGACGCGCAGGATTCCGGGCGTGCCATTGCGCCGCTTCGCCCTGCGGAGGACGCACTCATTGTGGACACTACCGGATATGAACTCGAAGATTCGCTGGAACGGCTGTATCAGATCGCAAAGGAGCGTCTGACATGA
- a CDS encoding lysophospholipid acyltransferase family protein, whose translation MTLYEFGMRYAGPFFLFLFHARVEGAENVPKNGPLVLCANHRSNVDPVILGSACPRPLHYMAKAELFRVPLLGPLIAALGAFPVKRGEGDREAVKLSLRVLKRGDVLGMFPEGHRNRAKKGLMHFHSGALRFAAQTGALVLPVAIVRGKGFWPFQKIRVVFGRSVPVEVLGWAKDRPDSARAAADNLQNEILRMLEEKQT comes from the coding sequence ATGACATTATATGAGTTTGGCATGCGGTATGCAGGCCCGTTTTTCCTGTTTCTCTTTCATGCGCGTGTGGAGGGTGCGGAGAATGTGCCGAAGAACGGTCCGCTGGTTCTCTGCGCCAACCACCGCTCAAATGTCGACCCGGTTATCCTAGGGTCCGCCTGTCCCCGTCCGCTCCATTACATGGCAAAAGCGGAGCTGTTCCGCGTGCCGCTGCTTGGGCCGCTGATTGCCGCGCTGGGTGCGTTTCCCGTCAAACGCGGGGAAGGGGACAGGGAAGCGGTCAAACTGTCGCTGCGCGTTTTGAAGCGGGGCGATGTGCTCGGCATGTTCCCGGAAGGGCACCGCAACCGGGCAAAAAAAGGATTGATGCATTTCCATTCCGGCGCGTTGCGGTTTGCCGCCCAGACCGGCGCTCTTGTTCTGCCGGTGGCCATTGTGCGCGGCAAGGGTTTCTGGCCGTTCCAGAAGATACGGGTGGTGTTCGGGAGATCCGTGCCGGTGGAAGTGCTCGGATGGGCGAAGGACCGTCCGGACAGCGCCCGCGCTGCCGCGGATAACCTGCAGAATGAGATCCTGCGCATGCTGGAGGAAAAACAGACATGA
- a CDS encoding bifunctional 4-hydroxy-3-methylbut-2-enyl diphosphate reductase/30S ribosomal protein S1: MKVVLAKSAGFCFGVRRAVEMVEQLLDEGRTVCTLGPLIHNPWFVQSLEARGARVVQSPAEVPPGSVLVIRSHGVPRSVYTEAAALGLEVVDATCPYVAKIHRLVEEASEKGAVALIAGDPEHPEVIGIRGHCGKAFVFQDLQELENITEKNPYLRDTPVVAVAQTTFHAKEWLNCREFMKRVYTNPIIFDTICSATSIRRREAEKLASQADAMVIVGGRKSSNTAKLHALCAAHCPSFLIEGATELPREALAHAGCVGVTAGASTPACIIKEVLNAMTGLENTDNIDSNENESNAEPEDIDFAAALEQSFKTLNVDERVRGVVVGLSPNEVQVDLGTKHAGYVPLSELTDDSTVKPEDIVKVGDEIELVVLRVNDQDGTVMLSKRRIDALKSWDEIVAASEEDKIVEGTVIEVIKGGLLATVNGVKVFIPASQSGIPRSGDLSTLLHQPVRMKIIEINTGRKRAVGSIRAVLKDERKELAEKFWEEAEIGKQYTGKVKSLTSYGAFVDLGGVDGMIHVSELSWSRIRHPSEVVNVGDTVNVTIKDLNPETKKVSLSYVDKGENPWDVFIREYQVGDIVDAKIVNFMTFGAFAQIIPGVDGLIHISQIADHHVAKPQDELELGQEVRVKIIEIEEDRKRISLSIREAVAEEGTDSEDAAEDFDENE; the protein is encoded by the coding sequence ATGAAGGTCGTTTTGGCAAAATCGGCGGGCTTCTGCTTCGGGGTGCGCCGCGCGGTGGAGATGGTGGAGCAGCTGCTGGATGAGGGCCGCACGGTCTGCACGCTGGGGCCGCTCATCCATAACCCGTGGTTTGTGCAGTCGCTGGAGGCGCGCGGCGCACGGGTGGTGCAGTCGCCCGCGGAAGTACCGCCCGGATCGGTGCTGGTCATCCGCAGCCACGGCGTACCGCGTTCGGTTTATACCGAAGCGGCGGCGCTGGGGCTGGAGGTGGTGGACGCCACCTGCCCGTATGTGGCCAAGATCCACCGGCTGGTGGAGGAAGCCTCTGAAAAAGGCGCCGTGGCGCTTATTGCGGGCGACCCCGAGCATCCCGAAGTCATCGGCATCCGCGGGCATTGCGGCAAAGCGTTTGTTTTCCAGGACTTACAGGAACTTGAAAATATCACCGAAAAGAATCCGTATCTGCGGGATACACCCGTCGTGGCGGTGGCACAGACCACGTTTCATGCCAAAGAATGGTTAAACTGCCGCGAATTTATGAAAAGGGTATATACAAATCCGATTATTTTTGATACAATATGTAGTGCAACATCAATAAGGCGGCGAGAGGCGGAAAAACTTGCTTCACAGGCGGATGCCATGGTCATCGTCGGTGGGCGCAAAAGTTCCAACACTGCAAAATTACACGCACTTTGCGCGGCGCACTGTCCGTCTTTTCTGATAGAGGGCGCCACAGAGTTGCCGCGTGAGGCTTTGGCCCATGCCGGCTGCGTTGGTGTTACGGCAGGAGCTTCGACTCCGGCCTGCATAATAAAGGAGGTTCTAAACGCTATGACAGGACTCGAGAATACAGACAATATTGACAGCAACGAAAATGAGAGCAATGCGGAGCCGGAGGATATTGATTTCGCTGCAGCTCTTGAACAATCTTTCAAGACACTGAATGTTGACGAAAGGGTGCGCGGCGTGGTCGTGGGTCTTTCGCCGAACGAAGTGCAGGTGGATCTTGGAACCAAGCACGCCGGTTATGTTCCGCTGTCGGAGCTGACGGATGATTCCACCGTCAAGCCCGAGGACATCGTGAAGGTCGGCGATGAAATAGAACTCGTGGTGTTGCGCGTGAACGATCAGGACGGCACGGTGATGCTCTCGAAACGGCGCATCGACGCTCTCAAGAGCTGGGATGAGATCGTGGCCGCCTCGGAAGAGGACAAAATCGTGGAAGGCACCGTCATTGAGGTCATCAAGGGCGGCCTGCTTGCCACCGTCAACGGCGTGAAGGTGTTCATCCCGGCTTCGCAGTCCGGCATTCCCCGCAGCGGTGATTTGAGCACGCTGCTCCACCAGCCTGTGCGCATGAAGATCATTGAGATCAACACGGGCCGCAAACGCGCGGTGGGTTCCATCCGCGCCGTCCTCAAGGACGAGCGCAAGGAGCTGGCGGAAAAATTCTGGGAAGAAGCCGAGATCGGCAAGCAGTATACCGGCAAGGTGAAGTCCCTTACGTCCTACGGCGCGTTTGTCGATCTGGGCGGTGTGGACGGCATGATCCATGTGTCCGAACTGTCCTGGTCGCGCATCCGGCATCCGTCCGAAGTGGTCAATGTGGGCGACACCGTCAATGTGACCATCAAAGACCTCAACCCGGAAACCAAAAAGGTTTCGCTTTCCTATGTGGATAAGGGCGAGAACCCGTGGGACGTGTTCATTCGTGAATATCAGGTGGGCGATATCGTGGATGCCAAGATCGTCAATTTTATGACGTTCGGCGCATTCGCGCAGATTATCCCGGGTGTGGACGGCCTGATTCATATTTCCCAGATTGCCGATCATCATGTGGCCAAGCCGCAGGATGAACTGGAACTGGGCCAGGAAGTCCGCGTCAAGATCATCGAGATCGAAGAAGACCGCAAACGCATCAGCCTCTCCATTCGGGAAGCGGTGGCCGAAGAAGGCACCGACAGCGAGGATGCGGCGGAAGATTTCGACGAGAACGAGTGA